A single region of the Cronobacter condimenti 1330 genome encodes:
- a CDS encoding oligogalacturonate-specific porin KdgM family protein, which yields MFKKALALAILCGSSFAAQAVTVDLRHEYIDSGTNADRVAVSHRFDNGFGFSVEAKWKTGGDDQSRPFNEVVGNGHEDQISWRWKATDAIAITPAFTIESVDSKTIYKPNIHVQYSFENGFYVAARYRYEYTRVPDGKDVDDKVNRGDAWVGFALGDWRTELNYVYAQSEEGFTRNNGKKYSNEYNAKVAYKIDKNWSPYFEVGNIGVKETDERQTRLRVGVAYSF from the coding sequence ATGTTTAAGAAAGCACTGGCATTGGCAATCCTCTGTGGGTCATCATTCGCAGCACAGGCCGTCACCGTTGATTTACGTCATGAATATATTGATAGCGGCACGAACGCCGATCGCGTTGCCGTGTCACACCGTTTTGATAATGGATTTGGTTTTTCAGTAGAAGCAAAATGGAAAACTGGCGGTGACGATCAGTCGCGTCCTTTTAATGAAGTGGTTGGCAACGGCCATGAAGATCAGATTAGCTGGCGCTGGAAAGCGACCGACGCCATTGCAATCACCCCGGCGTTTACGATTGAAAGTGTTGATAGCAAAACCATTTATAAGCCCAACATTCACGTTCAGTATAGCTTTGAGAACGGTTTCTACGTCGCTGCGCGCTATCGTTATGAATACACCCGCGTGCCGGATGGCAAAGACGTTGATGATAAAGTTAACCGCGGCGATGCGTGGGTCGGGTTTGCGCTCGGCGACTGGCGTACTGAGCTGAACTATGTTTACGCACAGAGCGAAGAAGGCTTTACCCGTAATAACGGTAAGAAATACTCTAACGAATATAACGCGAAAGTGGCGTATAAAATTGATAAAAACTGGTCCCCGTATTTTGAAGTCGGCAATATCGGCGTGAAAGAAACCGATGAGCGTCAGACACGTTTACGTGTTGGCGTGGCATATAGCTTCTGA
- a CDS encoding oligogalacturonate lyase family protein, translating to MAKGMRVKLQYEVSIDPDTGAEITRLTPPEVTCHRNYFYQKCFFNDGSHLLFAGEFDGHWNYYLLNLAQAEAVQLTEGAGDNTFGGFLSPDDNYLYYVKNDRVLREVNLTTLAERDVYRVPEDWVGYGTWVANSDCTKLVGIEIAKSDYVPLSDWKIFHDFFHKGPHCRLLRVDLQTGASETIHEEKIWLGHPIYRPFDDNTVAFCHEGPHDLVDARMWMVNEDGSNVRKVKEHADGESCTHEFWVPDGSALIYVSYLKGQQGRTIYRYLPDSGVNEEVMPMPACSHLMSNFDGTLLVGDGSGTPVDVKDTSGYTIENDPYLYVFDVAQKAYYRVARHDTSWDTFAGSRQVTHPHPSFTPDGNAILFSTDKDGKPAVYIAKLPEQREMLKVS from the coding sequence ATGGCCAAAGGCATGCGGGTGAAACTTCAGTATGAGGTGAGCATTGACCCGGATACCGGGGCGGAGATCACCCGCTTAACCCCACCGGAAGTGACCTGTCACCGTAACTATTTCTACCAGAAATGCTTTTTTAACGATGGCAGCCATCTGCTGTTCGCTGGCGAATTCGACGGGCACTGGAACTACTATCTGCTGAATCTCGCGCAGGCCGAAGCCGTACAGCTCACCGAAGGTGCGGGCGATAATACGTTTGGCGGGTTTCTTTCACCGGACGACAATTACCTCTATTACGTGAAAAACGATCGCGTACTCCGCGAAGTTAACCTTACGACGCTTGCCGAACGCGATGTTTATCGCGTGCCGGAAGACTGGGTCGGTTACGGCACCTGGGTTGCTAACAGCGACTGCACCAAACTGGTCGGTATTGAGATTGCTAAAAGCGACTATGTGCCGCTGAGCGACTGGAAAATCTTCCACGACTTTTTCCATAAAGGCCCCCACTGCCGTCTGTTACGCGTAGACTTGCAAACGGGCGCCAGTGAAACCATCCATGAAGAAAAAATCTGGCTGGGACACCCGATTTATCGTCCGTTCGACGACAATACCGTCGCCTTTTGCCATGAAGGCCCACACGATCTGGTCGATGCACGCATGTGGATGGTCAATGAAGACGGCAGCAACGTGCGCAAGGTAAAAGAGCACGCCGACGGAGAAAGCTGTACGCATGAATTCTGGGTACCGGACGGCTCGGCGTTGATTTATGTTTCCTATCTTAAAGGCCAGCAGGGCCGCACCATTTATCGTTATCTGCCAGACAGCGGCGTCAATGAAGAAGTGATGCCAATGCCTGCATGCTCGCACCTGATGAGTAATTTCGACGGTACGCTGCTGGTAGGCGACGGTTCCGGCACGCCGGTGGATGTAAAAGACACCAGCGGCTATACCATTGAAAACGACCCTTACCTGTATGTGTTTGATGTCGCTCAGAAAGCGTATTACCGCGTGGCGCGTCACGATACCTCCTGGGATACGTTTGCCGGTAGTCGTCAGGTCACGCATCCGCATCCGTCCTTTACCCCGGACGGCAATGCCATTCTTTTCAGTACTGATAAAGACGGCAAACCTGCGGTCTATATCGCGAAACTGCCCGAACAGCGTGAAATGCTAAAAGTGTCATAA